GCCAGGCGTGAGTCACTGCCGAGGCTTCCGCTTGATTTACGATGTGGCCGTGAATGACGACTTTGTCCGCGCTGCGTTCGATCAAATGGCCGTCCACGGAGTCGCCCGCCTTGATGGTGACATCCTTGCCGTCTTCAAAATGCACCACGGCGCCCGGATTAATGTCTACTTCATAATGGATGAACTTGTCATGATATTCGTAGGACTTAATGCACAAAAACGCCACTGCGCAGAGCAGAGTAACAGTTTGATACATCTTGAACTTCCCAAAATCCTTCATCTTGAGCGAGGCCCACGCCATCACGACCGTGATGCTCGAAACGATGAGCACGATGGTGTTGGTCATGCCCAGCCAGACATTGAGCAGGCCGTGGGGCCACGCGCCCGGGGCCGCGCCGACGCGCAGAAGGATGTAGGAGGAGAACAGCGCACCGAACAACATCACTTCAGACGCCAGGAAAAGCCAGATGCCGACTTTGGCGTTGAATAAGCCCGTGTCCGGACGGGGTTCTACTGTATACGGAATATCCATGAATAATTAGCGGTTAATGAATTCGATAAAATTAAGGTTCGTTTTGGGGCGTATAATCAGTCGGGCGGCCCGGCACACTGTATTCATAAGGCCCACGATAAACCACCACCGGCTTGGGAAAATTCCCGTGCGGCGGAGGTGTCGGTGTCTGCCATTCCAAAGTGGTCGCATGCCACGGATTATCCGAATGGGTCTCTTTACCGTGCTTGATGCTCCAGAAAAAGTTGAAGATGAACGGCAGTTGCGAGAGGCCCAGGCACCACGCGGCGATGGACACATAACTGTTCATGTGAATCACGCTGTCGCTCAGGCCGCCGATGGCGTCCACCTTGGCGGTGGAATAATTGATGCCGCCGTCATACATGCGGCGCAACATGCCCGCCATGCCTTGCGCGAACATCGGCTGGAAAATCGCATTCATGAAAATGAAGGACGTGGCAAAATGCACCTTGCCCCAGAACTCATTCATGAAACGCCCGGTTATTTTCGGGAACCAATAATATACCCCCGCGAAGAGCGCAAAAATTGTTCCCGGCGCTACGATGTAATGGAAGTGAGCGATGACGTAATAGGTGTCGTGCAGGTGCAGGTCGCTGAAGTTGAATCCCAGCGGAAGACCGGTCAAACCGCCGATGCCGAACATCGGCAGGAACGCCAGCACGAACAGCATCGGCGTGTTAAAGCGAATCGAGCCGCCCCACAGCGAGAGAAACAAGCACGAGAGAATGATCACCGAAGGAATCGAGATGATCATCGTCGTGGTTTGGAAGAACGTGCTGATGCGCGTGCCCATGCCGGTCAAATACATGTGATGCGCCCAGACGATGAACGACACGAAACCGATGACCATCGCCGAATAGACCAGCGATTTATAACCCCAGATAGGCTTGCGGGTGTTGTTCGCGAGGATTTCGCAGACGATACCCATCGCCGGCAGGATCAAGACATACACTTCCGGATGGCCGAGGAACCAAAACAAGTGCTGCCAGAGCAACGGACTGCCGCCGCCGCTGATATGGCCGAGGCTCGCCACCGCCAAACCGGTCGGCAGAAAGAAACTTGTGTGCGCGACCTTATCCATCAACTGCATGATGGCCGCGGCTTCAAGCGGCGGAAACGCCAGCAACAACAGAAAACCGGTGACGAATTGCGCCCAAACGAAGAACGGCAGGCGCATCCAGGTCATGCCCGGCGCGCGAAGCTGGATGATGGTTGCAAGGAAGTTCACCGCGCCCAGCAGCGATGACGTAATCAGGAAAACCATGCCGACCAGCCAGTAAGTTTGTCCGTGGCCTTGGATGACCGTGGCCAGCGGGGAATAGGAAGTCCAGCCGGCTTGCGCCGCGCCGCCCGGCATGAAAAAGCTCACGAGCATGATGATGCCGCCCACGAAATAAGCCTGGTAGCTCGCCATGTTGATGCGGGGAAAGGTCATGTCCGGCGCGCCGATTTGCAGCGGCACGATCAGATTGCCAAACGCCGCGAAAGCCAGCGGCACGATGCCCAGGAACACCATGATCGTCCCGTGCATGGCGCCAAAGGAATTATACAGGTCCGCGCTCATGATGCCGTTGGCCGCGACGTCGCCGAGCATTTTGTTGAGCAAATGGCCGACGAGCGGGATGGGCGTGTTCGGATGCGCGATAGACCAGCGCATCGTCATCATCAGGCAGAATCCCAGGAACAGAAAAATCAGGGCGGTGATGCCGTACTGGATGCCGATGGTTTTGTGGTCGGTGGAGAAAACGTATTTGTGCAGGAAACTCAGCTCATGATGGTGAGCGTCGTGGTCTCCGTGCGCGTGCGCGTGAGTGGTGGTTGCCTGCGTACTCATGATTTATTTTTTTGTTTGGCTCGGCCAACTATTAATTGAACTTACGGCCCCAAACTTTCCGAACATTTAAGGGCCAAAACATAATTTTCCAACTTATCAAAGTCAACGGCAGAATACCGGTATAAGGTCACTTAATCTTATCCAGCACCATTAATCCTAACAGCAGCGGCAAATACAGGATCGAAACGAAAAATAATTGCCGCGCGCTGCGAAGCGTCAACCGCCGGGAAAATTGAATTGCGAATCCTAAAAATATCAGCCCGAGCACCAGTGCGCCGCAAAGATAAATTGGGCCCGCAAGTTGGAATAAAAACGGCCCCAAGCTCACCGGCAGCAATCCCAGCGTATGGCTGACGGCTTGGCGCCCGGTGCGTTCGCCTAATGGATCCACCACCGGTAACATCACGAACCCGGCGCGCTCGTATTGCTCGCGGTAAATCCACGCGATCGCCAAAAAGTGCGGCAGTTGCCAGAAAAATAAAATCGCGAACAACGACCAGCCACCCCGGCTGATGTCGCCGCGCGCCGCCGCCCAGCCCATCAACGGCGGCAAAGCCCCCGGGATTGCGCCCACAATCGTATTGAGCGTCGTGACACGTTTGAGCGGTGTGTAAATGAAAACGTAACTCACCAGCGTGATCGCTCCGAGCAAGCTCGTCAGTAAATTCACGGCGAAGGCGAGATAAATTAAACCAAGCGCACTACACGCGCCGCCGAGGATGAGCACCGTGTCAGGCTGCATCCGGCCCGAGGGCAGCGGACGGTCTTCGGTGCGTTCCATGCGGGCATCGTGCTCGCGTTCGATCCATTGATTGAGCGCCGCCGCGCCGCTGGCGACCAGAGCCGTGCCAAGCATCGTGTGAACGAGCAGCATCAAATCCATCCGCCCCTGGAAACCGGCATAGAACCCGACCAGCGTAGTCAGCAGCACCAGAAACGTCAGGCGCGCTTTGATCAAGTCGGCAAACACCGCGAACCGTGTCTTTTCGACACTGGCGGCTGCGGTCAACGGTTGGGCGGTGGCTTTCAAATGTTTATCAGTTGCTTCGCGTCGTCACATGCACATCACCCGGCAGGACTTTCCCGGACATGACCGGTGAAGGCGCGGGGACAGTCGTGCTCGGAACAGCAACGCGAGCGGGCATTAAAACTCGAAAAGAAATAATGGTCAAGAGCGCACCGGTTGTCAGCGAAATGGCGCCGACCACCACATGCGCCGTCGCAATGTCCGCGGCTTTGTTCGACCAGATGGTGGCCGCGCCCAGCATGGCTTGTAAGGCAATCAAGCCCACCCACACCAGCGAATAACGCGAGAGCAGATGCCGCGGGCTTAAATATTTGCGCATCTTCCTCGCGGTATAAACTACAGCGCAAAAAATCAGCAGCGCAATAAAGCGATGGATCATTTGCAATAGAATTTGAAACGCGGTGATGGGATTGGGGTCGTTGACTTCGAGGCGATGCTGATTATACAAAGTGACCGATGCGGCATCCATCGGCGGCCAAAGTTTATGATAAGCGAGCGGGAAATCGGGGATCGCCAGGCCCGCGTGTTGATGCCGCATGGTCGCGCCAAGGACGAGTTGCCCAAAAATCAAAAGCGTGACCGCCAGCAACAGGCGGCGCAGTCCGTGACGGTCGAAAATAACCATGTCGCGATGCGGCAACTCAATCCACCAGCGGCTGGTGACCAATGCAATCGCGCACAGCAACACGAAGAAACTTTGCGCCAGCGCCGCATGAACAATACCCAGATTGTCCCACGCCAGCACCACCCGCAGGCCGCCCAATACTCCCTGCAACACTACGCCAAAAAATGCCGCGACCCCCAGCCAGCGCAGCCAGCCACGCGGTTCTTTCAACCAAAGCCACACCATCAAAATGATAGTCAAAAATCCCACCGCCGACGCCAGCAGCCGATGGGAATGCTCATAGAATATGCCGCCCATCCATTTCGAGATGGGGAATAAAAACATGTTATAGCCGTAAGTCGTCGGCCAATCCGGCACAGCCATGCCCACGCCATGACTCGTCACCAATCCGCCCACGGCAATCAACGCGAGCGTCGCCACCGCCGTAAGAACGGCGAAACGATGCAGCCACGGATTAACAGCGGAACGGTTCATTTTCAGGCGATCAATCAGGTTCTAAAAGCGAAGCCGCTGCGGCATCACTACCGCAGCGGCCCCCTTAAATCCCGTGAATTATTTCACTTCCATCGTGAAATCCAGCTTGTTCGAGCCGTCTTTCACTTCAATTTCTTTGCTGACCGTGCCCGCCTTGCGGTGCGAGGCTTCGATCGTGTATTTGCCCGGCGGCAAATTCGAGATTTTGTAAGTGCCGTCCTTGGCGCTCACGGAGAAATACGGGCTGTCCACCACGGTCACATACGCGAACATCCAGGGATGCACATCGCACTTGAAACGCAGGAAGTTTTCCGGAGCGGGAAAACTGATGGAAACATCCGGCGCGTTAGGACCCTGCGCGGCGTTCTTCGCACTTGAAGCATTTCCGGCCGCGGCGGGAATCACATCCACGTTGTGGAAAAGCGGGTCGGAATTCTTCACGATAATCTTCTGTCCCGTCTGCACCGCGCCAATATAAGGAATATATTCACAACCCTTTTGGTCGAGAACCAGCGGAGCGGCGGAAGCGCCGGAAGATGCGGGCGCGCCTTTGACCACGACTACGACGTCGGCCAAATCATTCTTGCCGTCCACCACGTAAAACTGCGTCTTGACAGGCTCGCTGTGGAGCTTGCCGCAATCCGGATTGGAAGCGATCGCCTCGTTGACCTTTTCTGGCGGCGGCGTGCCGCTCAAAGTAATGGTGCCAGTGACATCCGCCGCCACCGCCGCTTGCAAGCCGGCCACAAGCGCCGGGACGATTAAAAATCGAGGATTTATTCTCATAGTAATGTAATTGTTAAAAACCAAACCAAAATAACCAAGACTTATTTTTCCCGCAAGTGGTTTGTGAAACATTTCACAAGCCCCATTTAATTCATTTCATCGCCGTCCCATCTTCAGCCATTAACAAATGAGGCTCGCGAGTGCGCTCCCTCTCCCATAATTTACGCGCATGCTCCGTTGGTTTGAAAATAGGCAGGTTTACCATCCCACGCGGGAATGGAATGTCTCGCCTGCTGAGGCCGGTTCATCGGTCGAAGATGTTTATTTCACAACAGCCGATGGCGTGCGGCTCAACGCCTGGTTTTTTCCGGCCGGGAAAAATTCTCCGCGCGCATCATTCGCCGCACTCGTTTGCCACGGCAACGGCGGCAATGTCAGTCACCGTGCCGGCTTCTGCCAGATGCTCGTCCGGCTCGGCCTCAATGCGTTCGTATTCGATTATCGCGGTTACGGCCGCAGCGAAGGACGGCCGACCGAGGAAGGCACTTATCAGGATGCCCAGGCCGCGTATCGCTGGCTGCGCGCACGCGGTTTTGCGCTACAAAATATCATTGCGCTCGGCAAATCACTGGGCGGTGCCGTCGCCACCGAACTCGCTCTGCGCGAAACCGTGGGCGGCCTCGTGTTGCAAAGCGCGTTCACGAGCATCGCGGATGTCGGCGAGGAACGCTTCCCGTGGTTGCCCGTGCGCCGGCTGCACCGCATCAAATACGAGACGTTGAAAAAACTTCCGCGTCTCCAGGTACCCGTGCTCATCCTCCACAGCCGCGATGATGAAACCATCAGCTTCAGCCACGGCGAACGCAATTTCGCCGCGATCACCGGCCCAAAACTTTTCGTCGAAGTCAACGGCCCGCATAATTATCGCGACGTCGCAAATGTGAATCGCCACGCCGAAGGCTTGGAAAAATTTCTTCGCCAGCTCAAGCAGCGGGATAAAAATAATCCACTCGCGCCCGAAAAATAAATCTCGGCACAAGCAAAGATTCCAGGCGGCAATCAACCGGGCGGCCATGCCAATTCCCGCCCGCCGAGAATGTGACAATGCAGATGCGGCACGCTCTCACCCGCATGCGGGCCGCTATTGATCACGAGGCGAAAACCGGTTTTTTCCAAACCCAGTTTGTGCGCGACTTCACCCGCCTTGAGCAGCAGATGTCCCAAAACTTTTTCATCCCCCGGCTTCGCCGCGCCAATGCGCGGGATGACTTTCTTGGGCACGATGAGCACATGCGTGGGCGCGTGCGGATGGATATCGCGAAAGGCGAGCACGAGATCGTCTTCATAGACGATGTCCGCCGGGATTTCGCGCGCGATGATTTTTTCGAAAAGTGTCATCGGAAAAATATTCCGCGAAATTATTTTTTATTTCACGACCAGCGCGCAATTTGTCCCGTGATTTTCCTGGGACACGCACGAGCGCAAAAATTCCACGATCTGGTCGTGCAAACTCTGGCAGCGCGTCGTCCATCGGCGCGCGCCGGCCAGTTGCTTCACGCATTGGCGAAGCCCGCGAAAACACAGCATCTGCGGCGCGTCCTGCATTTGCGTCCGCAACTCATCGCGCAGGCGGGAAAAGAAAAACAATTCGCCCGCCTCGTCTTCCTTGCCAATCAGCCGGCACAAATCGGATTGCACCACGCGCGGCGCGGGCGTATCCGATTGCGCTTC
This sequence is a window from Verrucomicrobiia bacterium. Protein-coding genes within it:
- a CDS encoding cytochrome c oxidase subunit 3, with the translated sequence MDIPYTVEPRPDTGLFNAKVGIWLFLASEVMLFGALFSSYILLRVGAAPGAWPHGLLNVWLGMTNTIVLIVSSITVVMAWASLKMKDFGKFKMYQTVTLLCAVAFLCIKSYEYHDKFIHYEVDINPGAVVHFEDGKDVTIKAGDSVDGHLIERSADKVVIHGHIVNQAEASAVTHAWQESEIKEQEITIKQADVKFMENYGPWHNTYTAIYFTLTGLHALHVIGGALVIGFIWGPGAGMWKTDPERYTNRVEVSGLFWHFVDLVWIFLFPVLYLL
- a CDS encoding cbb3-type cytochrome c oxidase subunit I, which translates into the protein MSTQATTTHAHAHGDHDAHHHELSFLHKYVFSTDHKTIGIQYGITALIFLFLGFCLMMTMRWSIAHPNTPIPLVGHLLNKMLGDVAANGIMSADLYNSFGAMHGTIMVFLGIVPLAFAAFGNLIVPLQIGAPDMTFPRINMASYQAYFVGGIIMLVSFFMPGGAAQAGWTSYSPLATVIQGHGQTYWLVGMVFLITSSLLGAVNFLATIIQLRAPGMTWMRLPFFVWAQFVTGFLLLLAFPPLEAAAIMQLMDKVAHTSFFLPTGLAVASLGHISGGGSPLLWQHLFWFLGHPEVYVLILPAMGIVCEILANNTRKPIWGYKSLVYSAMVIGFVSFIVWAHHMYLTGMGTRISTFFQTTTMIISIPSVIILSCLFLSLWGGSIRFNTPMLFVLAFLPMFGIGGLTGLPLGFNFSDLHLHDTYYVIAHFHYIVAPGTIFALFAGVYYWFPKITGRFMNEFWGKVHFATSFIFMNAIFQPMFAQGMAGMLRRMYDGGINYSTAKVDAIGGLSDSVIHMNSYVSIAAWCLGLSQLPFIFNFFWSIKHGKETHSDNPWHATTLEWQTPTPPPHGNFPKPVVVYRGPYEYSVPGRPTDYTPQNEP
- the cyoE gene encoding heme o synthase yields the protein MKATAQPLTAAASVEKTRFAVFADLIKARLTFLVLLTTLVGFYAGFQGRMDLMLLVHTMLGTALVASGAAALNQWIEREHDARMERTEDRPLPSGRMQPDTVLILGGACSALGLIYLAFAVNLLTSLLGAITLVSYVFIYTPLKRVTTLNTIVGAIPGALPPLMGWAAARGDISRGGWSLFAILFFWQLPHFLAIAWIYREQYERAGFVMLPVVDPLGERTGRQAVSHTLGLLPVSLGPFLFQLAGPIYLCGALVLGLIFLGFAIQFSRRLTLRSARQLFFVSILYLPLLLGLMVLDKIK
- a CDS encoding COX15/CtaA family protein, giving the protein MNRSAVNPWLHRFAVLTAVATLALIAVGGLVTSHGVGMAVPDWPTTYGYNMFLFPISKWMGGIFYEHSHRLLASAVGFLTIILMVWLWLKEPRGWLRWLGVAAFFGVVLQGVLGGLRVVLAWDNLGIVHAALAQSFFVLLCAIALVTSRWWIELPHRDMVIFDRHGLRRLLLAVTLLIFGQLVLGATMRHQHAGLAIPDFPLAYHKLWPPMDAASVTLYNQHRLEVNDPNPITAFQILLQMIHRFIALLIFCAVVYTARKMRKYLSPRHLLSRYSLVWVGLIALQAMLGAATIWSNKAADIATAHVVVGAISLTTGALLTIISFRVLMPARVAVPSTTVPAPSPVMSGKVLPGDVHVTTRSN
- a CDS encoding carboxypeptidase regulatory-like domain-containing protein, with protein sequence MRINPRFLIVPALVAGLQAAVAADVTGTITLSGTPPPEKVNEAIASNPDCGKLHSEPVKTQFYVVDGKNDLADVVVVVKGAPASSGASAAPLVLDQKGCEYIPYIGAVQTGQKIIVKNSDPLFHNVDVIPAAAGNASSAKNAAQGPNAPDVSISFPAPENFLRFKCDVHPWMFAYVTVVDSPYFSVSAKDGTYKISNLPPGKYTIEASHRKAGTVSKEIEVKDGSNKLDFTMEVK
- a CDS encoding alpha/beta hydrolase yields the protein MLRWFENRQVYHPTREWNVSPAEAGSSVEDVYFTTADGVRLNAWFFPAGKNSPRASFAALVCHGNGGNVSHRAGFCQMLVRLGLNAFVFDYRGYGRSEGRPTEEGTYQDAQAAYRWLRARGFALQNIIALGKSLGGAVATELALRETVGGLVLQSAFTSIADVGEERFPWLPVRRLHRIKYETLKKLPRLQVPVLILHSRDDETISFSHGERNFAAITGPKLFVEVNGPHNYRDVANVNRHAEGLEKFLRQLKQRDKNNPLAPEK
- a CDS encoding histidine triad nucleotide-binding protein; the protein is MTLFEKIIAREIPADIVYEDDLVLAFRDIHPHAPTHVLIVPKKVIPRIGAAKPGDEKVLGHLLLKAGEVAHKLGLEKTGFRLVINSGPHAGESVPHLHCHILGGRELAWPPG